The Triticum dicoccoides isolate Atlit2015 ecotype Zavitan chromosome 6A, WEW_v2.0, whole genome shotgun sequence genome has a window encoding:
- the LOC119315794 gene encoding zealexin A1 synthase-like: protein MAVVEQVASWFCVVLALLLPCLLFNLWLRRDTGVANLPPSPWRLPVVGNLHQVIIHGPLLHRAIADLARRLDAPLMYLQLGDVPVVVASSPDAAREVTKTHDLSFATRPWRPSMRILLADGDAPGLVFAPYGALWRQLRKTSVLELLSARRVRSFRRVREEEVGRLVASLAAFSPGKAVDVGERLTALMTDAVFRTMIGDRFDQRDEFLEVLAEALKIASGFSVGDLVPSWKIVSLLSGTARRAEANTRKMFELMDRVIRQHQERRLAEDVEEDMVDVLLRLQKEDGLDVPLTMGAIKSLIRDLFSGGSETSATTVQWAMAELMRNPRAMQKAQAELRDTLQGSPTVTEDDLTKLSYLKLVIKETLRLHPPLPLLLPRECRETCKVMGYDVPKGTTVFVNVWAIGRDTKYWTDAEVFKPERFESGAIDFKGTDFEFLPFGAGRRMCPGMTFAQPSMELALASLLYHFDWELPVGVSRSELDMAEELSVTIQRKNSLHLRPVVRVPLQAAL from the exons ATGGCCGTAGTGGAGCAAGTCGCCTCCTGGTTCTGCGTTGTCTTGGCTCTCCTTCTACCTTGCCTGCTCTTCAACCTGTGGTTGCGCCGCGACACCGGCGTAGCTAACCTTCCGCCCAGCCCCTGGCGGCTGCCGGTCGTCGGCAACCTCCACCAGGTGATCATCCACGGGCCGCTCCTGCACCGCGCCATCGCCGACCTCGCACGCCGACTCGACGCGCCCCTCATGTACCTGCAGCTCGGCGATGTCCCTGTCGTCGTCGCATCGTCCCCCGACGCCGCCCGGGAGGTCACCAAGACCCACGACCTCAGCTTCGCGACCCGGCCGTGGAGACCCAGCATGCGGATCTTGTTGGCCGACGGCGACGCGCCGGGCCTGGTGTTCGCGCCGTACGGCGCCCTATGGCGGCAGCTCCGCAAGACAAGCGTCCTCGAGTTGCTCAGCGCCCGGCGAGTGCGGTCGTTCCGCCGCGTCCGGGAGGAGGAGGTTGGCCGCCTCGTTGCCTCCCTCGCCGCGTTTTCGCCGGGCAAAGCCGTGGATGTCGGCGAGCGGTTAACCGCGCTCATGACGGATGCGGTATTCCGTACAATGATCGGTGACCGGTTCGATCAGCGCGACGAGTTCTTGGAGGTCCTCGCAGAGGCGCTAAAGATCGCCTCCGGGTTCAGCGTCGGCGACCTGGTCCCGTCGTGGAAGATCGTGAGCCTTTTGAGCGGTACTGCGCGCCGGGCAGAGGCGAACACCCGCAAGATGTTCGAGCTGATGGATCGCGTCATCAGGCAGCACCAGGAGCGTAGATTGGCGGAAGACGTGGAAGAGGACATGGTGGACGTGCTCCTAAGGTTGCAGAAGGAAGATGGCCTGGATGTGCCCCTCACCATGGGAGCCATCAAATCCCTCATCCGA GACCTTTTCAGTGGCGGGAGTGAGACATCGGCGACGACCGTACAATGGGCCATGGCGGAGCTCATGAGAAATCCGAGAGCAATGCAGAAAGCACAAGCCGAGCTGCGCGACACACTCCAAGGGAGCCCGACGGTGACAGAAGATGACCTGACCAAGTTGAGCTACTTGAAGCTCGTCATCAAGGAGACACTGAGGCTGCACCCACCGTTGCCACTGCTCCTTCCAAGGGAATGCCGGGAGACATGCAAGGTCATGGGGTACGACGTGCCCAAGGGCACCACCGTGTTTGTGAACGTGTGGGCGATCGGCAGGGACACCAAGTACTGGACCGACGCCGAAGTGTTTAAGCCGGAGCGATTCGAGAGCGGCGCAATTGATTTCAAGGGCACGGACTTCGAGTTCTTACCCTTCGGAGCAGGGCGAAGAATGTGCCCTGGAATGACGTTTGCACAGCCTAGCATGGAGCTCGCGCTCGCCTCGCTGCTATACCACTTCGACTGGGAGCTCCCGGTTGGAGTCTCACGAAGCGAGCTGGACATGGCAGAGGAGCTGAGCGTCACCATCCAGAGGAAGAACAGTCTTCACCTGCGCCCAGTCGTTCGTGTGCCCCTGCAAGCTGCCCTCTAG